The sequence ACGCATCCTGCGCACCCTCGGGGAATCAGGGTCCCTTCGCCGCACCCGCCGTGTTACATCTCCTCGCTTCTGCGTGAGACGTCGAGCCGCGCAGGTTGTTGCTTACGCCACGTCCCGCTTGCGGGGGCGTCCGCCCTTGCGGCCGTTCTCGCGCGCGGCCCGCGCCTTGGCCGGGCTGGTGCGCCCGCCCAGGTACTTGGGCGCCCACGCCGCCATGTTGACGACGTGGGCGATGATCCCGGGCACGTCGATGTGCACGTCGGCGTCGGGCCAGTGCAGCACGCTGCCGCCGGACTCCACCCGCACCGTGGCCAGCTCGTCGGCGGAGAGCCCGGCCAGCTCGCGCTCGGACGCGGCGCGGAACCCCACCAGCCCGCCGTCGGCGAGCTCCAGCAGCACCCGGCCCGACTCGGCGTCGTAGCGCGCCGAGGTCGCGCGCGGCTCGTTTGCGTCGGCCAGCGCCGCGCGCCGGCGGGCGCCATCGAGCTGGGCCAGGATCTGCGCGTCGGACAGCCGTTCAGTCTTGCTCATGGATCTCCTCCCAGCAGTTCATGAGATAGTCGGCCGCGTCCTCCACCAGCCGCACCGCCTTCACCACGTGCTTCGGGCGCATCCGGCGCAGCTCGCGGACGCCCACCGGCACCAGGTCCAGTACCACATGCTCCTCGTAGCCCGAGCAGTACACGTGCACGTGCGGCGGTTCGTGGTCGCGAGTGCGGATAATCACGCGGTACCCATCCACCCTCAGCACCGTTGCCATAGAATAACCCATCGCTAGGTTAATGTCAATGACCAGGAACGCCCCAACGATAGTCCAGAACATCTGGTACGCAAGGGCGTAAAATACTCGCTAAATTGATCTGGCGGTGTCCTCATAGGGGCTGTGCTGCAGGACAGGTAAGATGTTGTGGTGGAACGGGTTATCTCACCATGCCTCCGGTGCGCGGATCAGTTCTGGCAATCCCTCTACCGATGGTGACGCAGAAGGCCCGGCGGGGGCGAACCCCGCCGGGCCTTGCGATGTCGCGATTCGGGAACGTTCAGCGCACCAGGGCCACCGGCGCGTCGACCTGCGCGGCGGGCGCCATCGCCGCCGGCTCCGGCGTGACCGGGGCGGGCGGTGCGACCACGCGCTCGGCCGCGATGTGCGGCGCGATCACCAGCGACACGATGGACATCAGCTTGATCAGGATGTTCATCGACGGGCCGGAGGTGTCCTTGAAGGGGTCGCCCACGGTGTCGCCGGTCACGGCCGCCTTGTGCGCGTCCGAGCCCTTGTACACCGTCTGCCCCTCGATCTCCACGCCCTTCTCGAAGCTCTTCTTGGCGTTGTCCCACGCGCCGCCGGCGTTGCTCTGGAACATGGCCATCAGCACGCCCGAGACGGTCACGCCCGCCAGCATCCCGCCCAGCACCTCCGGCCCCATCGTGAAGCCGACGATCACCGGCGCCAGCAGCGCGATCGCTCCCGGCGGCACCATCTCGCGGATGGCGGCCTGGGTGGAGATGGCCACGCAGCGCTCGTACTCGGGCTTCCCCGTGCCCTCCATGATCCCCGGGATCTCGCGGAACTGGCGGCGGACCTCCTGCACCATGCTCATCGCCGCGCGGCCCACCGCGCTGATGGCCAGGGACGAGAAGATGAAGGGGATCATCGCGCCCACGAACAGCCCGCCCAGCACCCGCGCGTTGGAGATGTCGATGCGGTCGATGTTGGCCGTGCCCATGAACGCCGCGAACAGCGCCAGCGAGGTGAGCGCGGCCGAGGCGATGGCGAAGCCCTTCCCCGTGGCCGCCGTGGTGTTCCCCACCGCGTCGAGGATGTCGGTGCGCTGCCGCACCTCCTTGGGCAGCCCGCTCATCTCCGCGATGCCGCCCGCGTTGTCGGCGATGGGGCCGAACGCGTCGATCGCCAGCTGCATCGCCGTGGTCGCCATCATCCCCGCCGCGGCGATGGCCACGCCGTACAGCCCGGCAGCCTGGTACGAGCCGATGATCCCCGCTGCCAGCACGATGATGGGTGCCGTGGTCGACTCCATCCCCACCGCCAGGCCGCCGATCACGTTGGTGGCATGCCCCGTCGACGACTGGCGCACGATGGAGCGCACCGGGCGCCGGCCCATGGCCGTGTAGTGCTCGGTGATCAGGCTCATCAGCGTGCCCACCACCAGGCCGATCACGACGGCCACGAAGACGCCCATCGAGGTGAAGGGCGTGGAGTCCGCGCGCCGCAGCGACATCTCCCCCGCGGGAAGGATCCAGCGGATGAGGAAGAAGGAG is a genomic window of Longimicrobium sp. containing:
- a CDS encoding DUF2442 domain-containing protein; the protein is MSKTERLSDAQILAQLDGARRRAALADANEPRATSARYDAESGRVLLELADGGLVGFRAASERELAGLSADELATVRVESGGSVLHWPDADVHIDVPGIIAHVVNMAAWAPKYLGGRTSPAKARAARENGRKGGRPRKRDVA
- a CDS encoding sodium-translocating pyrophosphatase, yielding MTWHVYLVPALGAVALIYTLWRSAWVTRQDPGSETMREIAGHISSGARAFLFAEYRVLAVFAVVAAIGLFFLGSTSENSSPLIVVSFVIGALFSIMAGFIGMTVATKANVRTANAARTGLARALDVSFAGGSVMGMGVAGLAVLGLGGMFIVLYMIFAKDAPPSGPSMARALEVLTGFSLGAESIALFARVGGGIYTKAADVGADLVGKVEAGIPEDDPRNPATIADNVGDNVGDVAGMGADLFGSYVATILATMVLGREVQVGRFDDPVMGLSPILLPMLIAAMGIVFSLAGILLVRVKDDNGNVQQSLNIGNWASILLTAIASFFLIRWILPAGEMSLRRADSTPFTSMGVFVAVVIGLVVGTLMSLITEHYTAMGRRPVRSIVRQSSTGHATNVIGGLAVGMESTTAPIIVLAAGIIGSYQAAGLYGVAIAAAGMMATTAMQLAIDAFGPIADNAGGIAEMSGLPKEVRQRTDILDAVGNTTAATGKGFAIASAALTSLALFAAFMGTANIDRIDISNARVLGGLFVGAMIPFIFSSLAISAVGRAAMSMVQEVRRQFREIPGIMEGTGKPEYERCVAISTQAAIREMVPPGAIALLAPVIVGFTMGPEVLGGMLAGVTVSGVLMAMFQSNAGGAWDNAKKSFEKGVEIEGQTVYKGSDAHKAAVTGDTVGDPFKDTSGPSMNILIKLMSIVSLVIAPHIAAERVVAPPAPVTPEPAAMAPAAQVDAPVALVR
- a CDS encoding DUF4160 domain-containing protein, coding for MIIRTRDHEPPHVHVYCSGYEEHVVLDLVPVGVRELRRMRPKHVVKAVRLVEDAADYLMNCWEEIHEQD